The following proteins come from a genomic window of Shewanella halifaxensis HAW-EB4:
- the ubiE gene encoding bifunctional demethylmenaquinone methyltransferase/2-methoxy-6-polyprenyl-1,4-benzoquinol methylase UbiE produces the protein MSEDTSNSTHFGYKTIEAEKKADLVAGVFHSVAAKYDIMNDVMSFGIHRMWKRFTIESAGARPGMKVLDLAGGTGDLTAKFSRIIGDTGQVTLADINDSMLKVGREKLRDKGIVGNVNYVQANAEALPFPDNHFDIITIAFGLRNVTDKDAAIASMLRVLKPGGKLLVLEFSKPQHDIMRKVYDLYSFKVLPKMGSLITKDADSYEYLAESIRMHPDQDTLKQMMEDAGFEQVNYTNMTDGIVALHKGYKF, from the coding sequence ATGTCAGAGGACACTTCAAACAGCACTCACTTCGGTTACAAAACGATTGAAGCTGAAAAGAAAGCCGACTTGGTTGCTGGCGTATTCCATTCTGTCGCGGCAAAATACGACATTATGAATGACGTTATGTCTTTCGGTATCCACCGTATGTGGAAACGCTTCACTATCGAAAGTGCAGGTGCTCGTCCAGGTATGAAGGTATTAGATCTTGCCGGTGGTACAGGTGATTTAACCGCTAAGTTCTCCCGCATTATCGGCGATACCGGCCAAGTTACGTTAGCCGACATTAACGACTCAATGCTTAAAGTCGGTCGTGAAAAGTTACGCGATAAAGGCATTGTAGGTAACGTCAACTACGTTCAAGCAAATGCCGAGGCTCTGCCTTTTCCTGACAACCACTTTGATATTATCACTATCGCCTTTGGCCTACGCAATGTGACCGATAAAGATGCAGCTATTGCATCAATGCTACGTGTATTAAAACCAGGCGGAAAACTGCTAGTACTTGAGTTCTCCAAACCTCAGCACGATATCATGCGCAAAGTGTACGATTTATATAGCTTCAAAGTATTGCCTAAAATGGGTTCTTTGATCACCAAAGATGCTGACAGCTACGAGTATCTTGCAGAATCAATCCGTATGCATCCAGACCAAGATACTTTAAAGCAGATGATGGAAGATGCAGGCTTTGAGCAAGTCAACTACACCAATATGACTGACGGTATTGTTGCCTTACATAAGGGTTACAAATTCTGA
- a CDS encoding ubiquinone biosynthesis accessory factor UbiJ — MSRDLSLLACTAIEVSLNKLISQSPEDYAKLRSLQGKVLCIQLSQLSWPLYFLFAKEILVFSRYEGEVTTKVNADVTTLYQLSEGANLTELIKQDRLSLEGDLSLLQTFSHYMQQVEVDLSEPLSRYIGDAPTHFIQQSLTQAKQDVTSVLRKTRSHLGQLTIEEYRLAPHKLEFIYLTDKIDDLAADVEATATRIDQLINRVKTKP; from the coding sequence ATGTCTCGTGACTTGTCATTATTGGCCTGCACCGCGATAGAGGTCAGTTTAAACAAACTGATCTCACAATCTCCTGAAGACTACGCTAAATTGCGTAGCCTTCAAGGCAAAGTGTTATGCATTCAACTCTCACAGCTCAGTTGGCCGCTTTACTTTTTGTTTGCTAAAGAGATCCTAGTGTTCTCTCGCTATGAAGGTGAAGTCACGACTAAAGTGAATGCCGATGTCACTACACTTTATCAGCTGAGTGAAGGCGCAAATCTTACCGAGTTGATTAAGCAAGATAGGCTCAGCCTTGAAGGTGACTTAAGCCTATTACAGACATTCAGCCATTATATGCAACAGGTTGAAGTCGACTTATCTGAGCCCCTTTCACGCTACATTGGCGATGCTCCGACCCATTTTATTCAACAGAGCCTCACGCAAGCCAAGCAAGATGTCACTAGCGTACTACGTAAGACCCGCTCACACCTTGGCCAGCTCACCATCGAAGAATATAGACTCGCTCCCCATAAGCTCGAATTTATCTATTTAACGGATAAAATCGACGACTTAGCCGCCGATGTTGAGGCGACAGCAACACGGATAGATCAGCTTATCAATAGGGTAAAAACCAAACCATGA